One stretch of Pigmentiphaga aceris DNA includes these proteins:
- a CDS encoding response regulator transcription factor translates to MSQLPPCRLLIVEDDATIVSNLFAWFEAKGYVVDAAYDGRSALHRLSTDSFDVIVLDIGLPGVDGMTVLHRLRTELGLATPVLLLTARDTLADKLDGFSRGADDFVTKPFALAEVEARVAALRKRASGAVGNAVKQVGTLSFDTRQRELRVAGQLVRLTPKSVQLLEVMLRDPGRVVARTELEHALWGTDIPERDALRSQLHLLRKALADAGFDGIETVHGVGVRMRVDAS, encoded by the coding sequence GTGTCCCAGCTTCCGCCTTGCCGCCTGCTGATCGTCGAAGACGATGCCACCATTGTCAGCAACCTGTTCGCCTGGTTCGAAGCCAAAGGCTATGTCGTGGACGCTGCCTACGACGGGCGTTCGGCACTGCATCGGCTGAGCACCGACAGCTTTGATGTGATCGTGCTCGACATCGGCCTGCCCGGGGTCGATGGCATGACCGTGCTGCACCGACTGCGCACTGAGCTGGGCTTGGCCACGCCGGTCTTGCTGCTGACCGCGCGCGACACCTTGGCAGACAAACTGGACGGATTCTCGCGCGGTGCAGACGACTTCGTGACCAAGCCGTTCGCGCTGGCAGAAGTCGAGGCGCGGGTGGCGGCCTTGCGCAAGCGCGCAAGCGGGGCGGTGGGCAATGCGGTCAAGCAGGTGGGCACGCTCAGTTTCGATACGCGGCAGCGCGAATTGCGTGTGGCTGGTCAACTGGTGCGTCTGACACCGAAGTCTGTGCAATTGCTGGAAGTGATGCTGCGTGATCCGGGCCGGGTGGTGGCGCGCACCGAGCTTGAACATGCGCTGTGGGGAACCGACATCCCCGAGCGCGATGCCTTGCGCAGCCAGTTGCACTTGCTGCGCAAAGCCCTGGCCGATGCGGGTTTCGATGGCATAGAAACGGTTCACGGTGTGGGGGTGCGCATGCGGGTGGACGCATCGTGA
- a CDS encoding phosphotransferase family protein → MTGPRFRAPADTAHLPWLKIAAYLASQGLQLDPATPPRQFQGGLANLNFLVQLATGPAVLRAPPAGPLPKGAHDMRREYRILSRLWRALPVAPRGLHLCEDETVCGRPFILVEYRPGIVMTGDRPPELDSRQGAGEYLGEVLIDTLADIHAVDPASVDLSELGRPDGFLQRALDGWIARAEACAPNGLSPAAHKVVTWLRARPVPRGDATLLHNDIKLDNLILDPQTLAAVAVVDWDQGTLGDPLFDLATLLSYWTEAGDPPAMHQLAQMPTANYGFPSRREAVARYAARTGRNLSEFRFHRVLALLKLAVIFQQLHQRALRDPATPPQYAGFGALADGILEFAGDVADDRYF, encoded by the coding sequence ATGACAGGCCCACGCTTTCGCGCGCCTGCAGACACGGCTCACCTGCCATGGCTGAAAATTGCTGCCTACCTTGCCAGCCAAGGTCTGCAACTTGATCCCGCGACACCACCACGGCAATTCCAGGGCGGGCTGGCCAACCTGAATTTCCTGGTGCAGCTGGCTACCGGCCCTGCGGTGCTGCGCGCCCCGCCAGCCGGCCCCCTGCCCAAAGGCGCGCACGACATGCGCCGGGAATATCGCATCCTCAGCCGACTGTGGCGCGCGCTGCCCGTCGCGCCGCGCGGTTTGCATCTGTGCGAAGACGAAACGGTCTGCGGCAGGCCGTTCATCCTGGTTGAGTATCGACCGGGCATCGTCATGACCGGCGACCGGCCGCCGGAACTGGATTCGCGCCAGGGTGCAGGAGAATATCTGGGTGAAGTCCTGATCGACACCTTGGCCGACATCCACGCGGTGGACCCGGCCTCCGTCGACTTGTCTGAATTGGGCCGGCCCGATGGCTTTCTGCAACGCGCGCTGGACGGCTGGATTGCGCGCGCCGAAGCCTGCGCACCCAATGGGCTTTCTCCTGCCGCGCACAAGGTAGTCACGTGGCTGCGTGCCCGGCCGGTACCACGTGGCGACGCCACGCTGCTGCACAACGACATCAAACTCGACAACCTGATTCTCGATCCGCAGACGCTGGCCGCTGTCGCCGTGGTCGATTGGGACCAAGGCACGCTTGGCGACCCCTTGTTCGACCTGGCCACCCTGCTGAGTTACTGGACAGAAGCCGGCGACCCACCCGCCATGCATCAGCTTGCACAAATGCCCACCGCCAACTATGGGTTCCCGAGCCGGCGAGAGGCTGTCGCCCGTTATGCCGCGCGCACCGGCCGCAACCTGAGCGAATTCCGTTTCCACCGTGTGCTGGCACTTCTGAAGCTTGCGGTGATCTTCCAGCAACTGCATCAACGCGCGCTGCGCGATCCTGCCACCCCGCCGCAGTACGCCGGTTTCGGTGCACTGGCCGACGGCATTCTCGAATTTGCCGGCGATGTCGCCGATGACCGGTACTTCTGA
- a CDS encoding SDR family oxidoreductase, translated as MNLGIKGRHALVCASSKGLGRACAFSLAREGVHLTLIARGADALEATADEIRQATGVTVQTIAADVTNAEGQAAVLAACPNPDILITNAGGPKPGDFRDWDRDAWIAALDANMLTPIALIRAVVDGMIERRFGRIVNITSGAVKAPIDILGLSNGARSGLTGFVAGLARKTVAHNVTINNLLPGPFDTDRLRQTANHWAAQNQQTVEAALAERAAANPAGRFGDPAEFGDTCAFLCSAQAGFMTGQNVLLDGGAYPGTF; from the coding sequence ATGAATCTGGGAATCAAGGGACGCCACGCACTGGTCTGCGCATCAAGCAAAGGACTGGGCCGCGCATGCGCGTTTTCGTTGGCGCGCGAAGGGGTACATCTGACGCTGATCGCACGGGGTGCGGACGCGTTGGAAGCCACCGCCGATGAAATTCGCCAGGCCACCGGCGTCACGGTCCAGACCATTGCTGCCGACGTCACCAACGCGGAAGGTCAGGCTGCAGTACTCGCCGCCTGCCCCAACCCCGACATTCTGATCACCAATGCAGGCGGCCCGAAACCGGGCGACTTCCGCGACTGGGATCGCGATGCATGGATTGCGGCCCTGGACGCCAACATGCTGACGCCGATTGCACTGATTCGCGCCGTGGTCGACGGCATGATCGAGCGCCGTTTCGGACGCATCGTCAACATCACCTCGGGGGCGGTCAAGGCACCGATCGACATTCTTGGCCTGTCCAACGGCGCGCGCTCGGGGCTGACCGGTTTTGTCGCCGGTCTGGCGCGCAAGACCGTGGCGCACAACGTCACCATCAACAACCTGTTGCCCGGCCCCTTCGACACTGATCGTCTGCGCCAGACCGCAAATCACTGGGCTGCGCAAAACCAGCAAACCGTTGAAGCGGCGCTTGCCGAACGCGCGGCGGCCAATCCAGCCGGCCGCTTTGGTGACCCTGCGGAATTCGGCGATACCTGCGCATTCCTGTGCAGTGCACAAGCCGGTTTCATGACAGGCCAGAACGTGCTGCTGGACGGCGGTGCTTACCCCGGCACCTTCTGA
- a CDS encoding phosphatase PAP2 family protein produces MNRSSENTWHGDARVRAVVRMPVGHVAVPGPLGHPAVSRARAAWIYLLVNVWMVPLALSALALLMHRSGWDMQVAQGFFDEALHSFPWRDAVWLEVIGHHLLKFVPIGVCLVALGLALGSYVFPRWRPWRQAAWALAASLAIGPAVVTQLKSMTVAHCPWDLREFGGYASFAADYASSWWAPSRAEAGRCLPSGHAGAGFCLLALYFFAWAVGSRRLRWAGLAVGVTAGLLFGFIRVVQGAHFPSHVMWSAVVCWLAAALVYLPVIVGRDVSPHAQPYA; encoded by the coding sequence ATGAATCGATCGTCCGAAAACACGTGGCATGGGGATGCGCGGGTGCGTGCGGTCGTCCGCATGCCGGTGGGCCATGTGGCTGTACCAGGCCCGCTCGGCCACCCCGCCGTAAGCCGGGCACGCGCGGCCTGGATCTATCTGCTGGTGAACGTGTGGATGGTGCCGCTGGCGCTGTCTGCACTGGCCTTGCTCATGCATCGTTCAGGCTGGGATATGCAGGTAGCGCAAGGGTTCTTTGATGAAGCCCTGCACAGTTTTCCGTGGCGTGATGCGGTGTGGCTGGAAGTGATCGGCCACCACCTGCTGAAGTTCGTGCCGATTGGCGTCTGCCTGGTGGCGCTAGGGCTGGCACTGGGCAGCTATGTGTTTCCCCGGTGGCGTCCCTGGCGGCAAGCCGCGTGGGCCCTGGCAGCGTCGCTGGCCATTGGCCCGGCGGTGGTGACGCAGCTGAAATCGATGACGGTGGCGCACTGTCCCTGGGACTTGCGCGAGTTTGGCGGCTACGCCAGTTTTGCGGCGGATTACGCCAGTTCCTGGTGGGCACCGTCGCGGGCAGAAGCAGGGCGCTGCCTGCCCAGCGGGCATGCGGGGGCAGGCTTCTGTCTGCTGGCCTTGTACTTCTTTGCTTGGGCTGTGGGCAGTCGTCGTTTGCGCTGGGCAGGCCTGGCGGTGGGCGTGACTGCGGGGCTGTTGTTCGGCTTCATACGGGTGGTGCAGGGGGCGCATTTTCCGAGTCATGTGATGTGGTCGGCGGTGGTGTGCTGGTTGGCGGCTGCGCTGGTCTATCTGCCCGTGATCGTGGGCAGGGACGTCAGCCCCCACGCACAACCCTACGCGTAA
- a CDS encoding diacylglycerol kinase, whose product MSSVPPVARGVGRIWHAGGYSLSGLRTAWKEAAFRQEILLAAVLLPLSFVIGQTWLETAMLAAVVMLVLIVEVLNSAIEAAIDRIGPEWHDLSRQAKDMGSAAVLLSLLLCAGVWVGALVHRFW is encoded by the coding sequence ATGTCCAGCGTTCCACCGGTAGCCCGCGGCGTCGGGCGTATCTGGCATGCAGGCGGTTATTCGCTGTCCGGACTGCGCACCGCATGGAAGGAAGCTGCCTTCCGGCAGGAAATCCTGCTTGCCGCCGTCTTGCTGCCCCTGTCGTTCGTGATCGGCCAGACCTGGCTGGAAACCGCCATGCTGGCCGCCGTGGTCATGCTGGTGTTGATCGTTGAAGTGTTGAATTCGGCGATCGAGGCGGCCATCGACCGCATCGGGCCTGAATGGCACGACCTGTCTCGCCAGGCCAAAGACATGGGCAGCGCAGCAGTGCTGCTCAGCTTACTGCTGTGCGCAGGGGTCTGGGTGGGGGCGCTGGTACACCGGTTCTGGTGA
- a CDS encoding sensor histidine kinase: MNGAVDVEAGRPAPVSLVKKKNGSLRQRVIWALTGAVALFVALLAVLAYQVLDQQEDELADALVLLETQRLMTRIEQGELTVPQPAPVELSRGLQAWVVASSDALPPALRSLQPGPHEVHPDGLVWHVVIAPVAGGTLAVAFDATANEERVYTFGAALLALWALCTLAGYGVSRALARVVVGPMHEVAVRIASWAPGEPGIDIDRDDETGRLVEAFNRVQDRVDRSIAREREFAANLSHEVRTPLTAIRTDAELLLLDTSRSAADQARLHRIMRTVDDIVQTIASTHAISGAMSGTQESVNLANCLDDACDGLHERAQATGLSIVNRVDPQAQWTLDRYALLTVARNLIRNACDHAAPATLCIDLLPDGLRFSDDGPGIAADDLPWVFDRFYRGRLSDTPSGKSSDTPSAAPAQTDPMQTRGLGLAIVKRVCDVQGWALAVTSDTSDTRARETVFTLRFQTELSG, encoded by the coding sequence GTGAATGGCGCGGTCGATGTCGAAGCTGGTCGGCCTGCACCCGTTTCGCTGGTGAAGAAAAAAAACGGCTCTTTGCGTCAGCGTGTCATCTGGGCACTGACAGGTGCCGTGGCCTTGTTTGTGGCCTTGCTGGCGGTGTTGGCCTACCAGGTGCTGGATCAGCAGGAAGACGAGTTGGCCGATGCGCTGGTCTTGCTGGAAACCCAGCGGCTGATGACACGGATCGAGCAAGGCGAATTGACGGTGCCGCAGCCTGCGCCGGTGGAACTGAGCCGTGGCCTGCAAGCCTGGGTGGTGGCATCTTCCGACGCACTGCCACCGGCCTTGCGCAGCTTGCAGCCCGGGCCGCACGAGGTGCACCCGGATGGCCTGGTCTGGCACGTGGTCATCGCGCCCGTGGCGGGCGGCACGCTGGCCGTGGCCTTCGATGCAACCGCCAACGAAGAACGGGTCTACACCTTTGGTGCGGCCTTGCTGGCGTTGTGGGCCTTGTGCACGCTGGCGGGCTACGGCGTGTCGCGCGCCTTGGCGCGTGTGGTGGTGGGGCCGATGCATGAAGTGGCGGTGCGCATTGCCAGCTGGGCACCCGGCGAACCCGGCATCGACATCGATCGTGACGATGAAACCGGCCGGCTGGTGGAAGCCTTCAATCGGGTGCAGGATCGGGTCGACCGATCGATTGCGCGCGAGCGCGAATTCGCTGCCAACTTGAGCCACGAGGTGCGCACGCCATTGACGGCCATCCGCACCGATGCGGAACTGTTGCTGCTCGACACGAGTCGTTCCGCTGCCGATCAGGCGCGTCTGCATCGCATCATGCGCACGGTGGACGACATTGTGCAGACCATTGCGTCCACGCATGCGATCAGCGGGGCGATGTCGGGTACGCAGGAATCGGTAAACCTGGCCAATTGCCTGGACGATGCCTGTGACGGCCTGCATGAACGGGCGCAGGCCACTGGCTTGTCTATCGTCAACCGTGTCGATCCGCAGGCGCAGTGGACGCTTGATCGGTATGCCTTGCTGACGGTGGCGCGCAACCTGATCCGCAATGCCTGTGACCATGCGGCACCGGCGACGCTTTGCATCGACCTGCTGCCGGACGGCCTGCGGTTTTCCGATGACGGCCCTGGCATTGCAGCAGACGATCTGCCCTGGGTGTTCGACCGCTTTTATCGTGGGCGTTTAAGTGATACACCCAGCGGTAAAAGCAGCGATACACCCAGTGCAGCACCCGCGCAGACCGACCCGATGCAAACCCGGGGATTGGGTCTGGCGATCGTCAAGCGGGTATGTGACGTGCAGGGCTGGGCGCTTGCCGTAACGTCCGATACGTCCGATACGCGTGCGCGGGAAACCGTCTTCACGCTGCGTTTTCAGACCGAACTTTCTGGCTGA
- a CDS encoding response regulator, translating into MTERRVLVHAPRGRDAEVVQSVLAGRNIAVHICLSQQQLLDALNEGAAAAIVTEEAFSVSPDSPLDRWLTQQPSWSDFPFIVLATRQTTRRTGSARASLHALGNVVLLERPVNAETLASAADAAVRARNRQYATRQHLEELDETRATVEKLNRELEDRIEARTRELAGANDRLMTEISERGRAQAALVHAQKMEAIGRLTGGIAHDFNNLLHVVSMNLDLLGRLALDSKPAALAARARRAVDRGSKLTGQLLSFARAQPLRPRLVDVNALLFGMQELVAISVGSSVQLKLALNGEQAWAQIDANQLEMAVLNLAVNAKDAMNGVGTLTLSVALREDLGDDLPPGTYVVVSVADEGRGIPASLLPKVFDPFFTTKPVGSGTGLGLSQVYGFAQQSGGVARIESEIDRGTVVEICFPAADAGSASTHAPIDTTVDSVGYRRILVVEDDADVRRVIVDSLSFAGHTVTSAADGPTGLAALERTAPDLLIVDYAMRGMNGAEVIKHAREIFPDLPVILATGYADMVEVGRVLGAKSILVKPFDVETLLQAVVMATHQTTH; encoded by the coding sequence GTGACCGAGCGACGGGTACTTGTCCACGCGCCGCGTGGACGCGATGCAGAGGTCGTACAAAGTGTGCTGGCCGGGCGCAACATTGCCGTTCACATCTGTCTGTCACAACAACAGTTGCTGGATGCCCTGAACGAAGGGGCGGCTGCCGCCATCGTGACCGAGGAAGCGTTTTCCGTCAGTCCCGACAGTCCGCTCGATCGCTGGTTGACGCAGCAGCCCAGCTGGTCTGACTTTCCCTTCATCGTCTTGGCTACCCGCCAGACCACACGCCGAACCGGTAGCGCCCGTGCATCCTTGCACGCCCTGGGCAATGTGGTGCTGCTGGAACGCCCGGTCAATGCCGAAACCCTGGCCAGTGCGGCGGACGCCGCAGTGCGTGCGCGCAATCGGCAATATGCCACCCGGCAACATCTGGAAGAACTGGATGAAACGCGGGCGACTGTCGAAAAGCTCAACCGCGAACTGGAAGACCGCATCGAAGCCCGCACGCGAGAACTGGCCGGTGCCAACGACCGCCTGATGACGGAAATTTCCGAGCGTGGACGTGCGCAGGCAGCACTGGTGCACGCGCAGAAAATGGAAGCCATCGGCCGCCTGACGGGGGGCATTGCGCATGATTTCAACAACCTGCTGCACGTCGTCAGCATGAACCTGGATCTGCTTGGCCGGCTGGCGCTCGACAGCAAACCGGCTGCGTTGGCCGCACGTGCACGCCGGGCGGTGGATCGTGGCTCCAAGCTGACCGGGCAACTGCTGTCGTTCGCACGTGCCCAGCCATTGCGGCCACGTCTGGTGGACGTGAACGCCTTGCTGTTCGGCATGCAGGAACTGGTGGCTATTTCAGTCGGTTCGTCTGTGCAGCTCAAGCTGGCCTTGAATGGTGAACAGGCGTGGGCGCAAATCGATGCCAACCAGCTGGAAATGGCGGTGCTCAACCTGGCGGTCAACGCCAAGGATGCAATGAACGGCGTGGGCACGCTGACTTTGTCGGTTGCCTTGCGTGAGGATCTTGGCGACGACTTGCCGCCCGGCACCTATGTCGTGGTGTCGGTCGCCGACGAGGGGCGTGGCATTCCCGCGTCCTTGTTGCCCAAGGTGTTCGATCCCTTCTTCACCACCAAGCCGGTAGGCAGTGGCACGGGTCTGGGGCTGAGTCAGGTGTACGGGTTTGCGCAGCAATCGGGCGGTGTTGCCCGTATTGAAAGCGAGATCGATCGTGGCACCGTGGTCGAGATCTGCTTCCCCGCGGCCGATGCCGGGTCGGCAAGCACCCATGCGCCAATCGACACCACGGTCGATTCAGTGGGTTATCGACGCATTCTGGTCGTTGAAGACGATGCGGACGTGCGACGCGTGATTGTCGACAGCCTGAGTTTTGCTGGCCACACGGTAACGTCTGCAGCAGACGGCCCCACAGGACTGGCCGCGCTGGAGCGTACGGCCCCTGATCTGCTGATTGTCGATTACGCCATGCGTGGCATGAACGGCGCGGAAGTCATCAAGCACGCGCGCGAGATTTTCCCGGACCTGCCCGTGATCCTGGCAACGGGTTACGCAGATATGGTCGAAGTGGGGCGGGTATTGGGTGCCAAGTCGATTCTGGTCAAACCCTTCGACGTGGAAACCTTGCTGCAGGCGGTGGTGATGGCCACGCATCAGACCACGCACTGA
- a CDS encoding ATPase domain-containing protein: MKKPVPLNLPTQLRASTGIAGLDDVMGGGFPAHHLYLIEGEPGAGKTTLGIQFLLEGVARGESGLYVTLSETGDELRTVAASHGWTLDGLKIFELLSVEGLSPDAEQSILHPSEVELGETTRGVMAEVEKSRPTRVVFDSLSEMRLLAQDPLRYRRQILALKHFFATRGCTVLMLDDKSAREGDLQLHSIAHGVLSLSQTLGEYGEDKRFLRVAKLRGVKFRGGEHDFRLDTGGISVFPRLVAAEHHVRFSPAAASTGNAGLDAMLGGGLTYGSNTLFAGPSGVGKTTTAMACLAAALARGEKVSYYLFDEGVGTLLTRCDALGIDIRSYLDNSQFDLVSLDPAQVSAGEFANMVREAVEERGVSVLGIDSLNAYLQAMPGGKFLMLQMHELLTYLNQRGIATILVLGQHGLFGDGRSDIDVSYLSDAILSFRYFEARGSLLKALSVVKSRTSRHELTIREFRLGADGVDVGDALTDFEGVMNGVATYRGHQPLLSDGPAIAKA; this comes from the coding sequence ATGAAAAAACCTGTCCCCCTCAATCTGCCTACACAACTGCGGGCGTCTACTGGCATTGCGGGCCTGGACGACGTGATGGGCGGCGGTTTTCCTGCGCACCATCTTTACCTGATCGAAGGTGAGCCAGGCGCTGGCAAGACCACGCTGGGTATCCAGTTTCTACTGGAAGGGGTGGCGCGTGGCGAAAGCGGTTTGTATGTCACTTTGTCGGAGACGGGTGACGAACTACGTACGGTCGCGGCATCTCATGGCTGGACCTTGGACGGTCTGAAGATATTTGAATTGTTGTCGGTCGAGGGCCTGAGCCCCGATGCCGAGCAATCCATTTTGCATCCCTCGGAAGTTGAACTGGGCGAAACCACGCGCGGCGTCATGGCCGAGGTTGAAAAGAGCCGTCCTACACGGGTGGTGTTCGACAGTCTGTCCGAGATGCGCTTGCTGGCCCAGGACCCCTTGCGTTATCGCCGCCAGATATTGGCGCTGAAGCATTTCTTTGCCACTCGTGGCTGTACGGTGCTGATGCTGGACGACAAGTCTGCTCGCGAGGGCGACCTGCAATTGCACAGCATCGCCCACGGCGTGCTCAGCCTCAGCCAGACCCTGGGCGAATATGGCGAAGACAAACGCTTCTTGCGCGTGGCCAAACTGCGTGGTGTGAAGTTTCGCGGTGGCGAACACGACTTCAGGCTCGACACCGGCGGCATCTCGGTATTCCCGCGCCTGGTGGCTGCCGAGCACCATGTCCGTTTCAGCCCCGCTGCGGCCAGTACCGGCAATGCCGGATTGGACGCGATGCTGGGCGGCGGCCTGACCTACGGCAGCAACACCTTGTTTGCCGGCCCCTCGGGGGTGGGAAAGACCACGACCGCCATGGCATGCCTGGCCGCAGCCTTGGCGCGGGGCGAGAAGGTGTCGTACTACCTGTTCGATGAGGGCGTCGGCACCTTGCTTACGCGCTGCGACGCGCTTGGCATCGACATCCGCTCCTATCTGGACAATAGTCAATTCGATCTGGTGTCGCTGGACCCTGCACAGGTCTCGGCAGGTGAATTCGCCAACATGGTTCGGGAAGCGGTGGAAGAGCGCGGCGTGTCGGTATTGGGTATCGACAGCCTGAATGCCTACCTGCAGGCCATGCCGGGCGGCAAGTTCTTGATGCTGCAAATGCATGAACTGCTTACCTATCTGAACCAGCGTGGCATTGCGACCATTCTGGTGCTGGGTCAGCACGGCCTGTTCGGCGATGGGCGCAGCGATATCGATGTCAGCTACCTCAGCGACGCCATCCTGTCGTTCCGTTACTTCGAAGCTCGGGGTAGTCTGCTGAAAGCGCTATCCGTGGTCAAAAGCCGCACCAGTCGTCATGAGCTGACGATTCGTGAATTCCGGCTGGGTGCCGACGGCGTTGACGTTGGCGACGCGCTGACGGATTTCGAAGGCGTGATGAACGGGGTGGCCACCTACCGTGGCCATCAGCCCCTGCTGAGCGATGGACCTGCCATCGCGAAGGCCTGA
- a CDS encoding DUF3597 domain-containing protein, producing the protein MSIFSKILSKIFPSSHAETPAQGSSGPIATERPNVAAPAPAAIPQVDVEAVLNGMASQHAEKLNWRTSIVDLLKLLGLDSSLAARKELASELHYSGSTDDSAAMNIWLHKQVMQKLAANGGKIPDDLKD; encoded by the coding sequence ATGAGCATCTTCTCGAAAATCCTCAGCAAGATCTTCCCGTCCAGCCACGCCGAGACGCCCGCCCAGGGATCTTCCGGCCCCATCGCCACCGAGCGGCCCAATGTGGCGGCTCCGGCTCCTGCAGCCATTCCCCAGGTCGATGTCGAGGCGGTGCTCAATGGCATGGCCAGCCAGCATGCTGAAAAACTGAACTGGCGCACGTCGATCGTGGATCTGTTGAAGCTGCTCGGCCTGGACAGCAGCCTGGCCGCCCGCAAGGAACTGGCAAGTGAACTGCACTACAGCGGCAGCACCGACGATTCGGCTGCCATGAATATCTGGCTGCACAAACAAGTGATGCAGAAGCTGGCTGCCAACGGCGGCAAGATCCCTGACGATCTGAAGGATTGA
- a CDS encoding LTA synthase family protein: protein MSRVLPSVPHAVSAAAPHAVSRANFLGLPTIQGRASLALLVWQITFVCAFAARVLLSALSLSQDLIGASMLPRIFISGALMDAITGLYLVLPFAVYLWLAPRRLYQSRVGRAMVFAGIALTIGTSLYLIASEYFFFDEFNARFNYVAVEYLIYPTEVLTNIRDSYPVYKVLSAAVAMSLSLTWVLRARIRAAFAESSSYGSRTLVMGGVALVTAATLAGVNLQTVQRGHERVANELAANGIYAFFSAARNAHIDYEAYYATLSTQEAATRVRHLLGQNNTQPSGGDNPFARHVDNRDLGPVRKMNVIVLLQESMGSEFVGSLGGRGLTPNIDRIAAQGMSFTHLYASGTRTVRGMEAVTTSLAPVPPESVVKRTNNEGLFNLASIAKQAGYAPTFIYGGYGTFDNMNAFFGGNGWKVVDRTDMPSAKFANIWGIADEALMDNALDVFDKQVARGEQVFSVVMSTSNHKPFTFPAGIPGVAEKGGGRDAGVRYADYAIGHFFDKLQTRPWAKDTMLVIVADHGARVYGRAEVPVSTYEIPLVIHAPAYIQPQRIDTLASQIDVGPTILGLLHLSYDSRLPGRDILRMKPEDGYAVFNHNRDSAMMRGDRVATLGFGKTMQTEIYDPVSKQLRPAPHDPQLESDAQALFQTSQQMFVSGLQKE, encoded by the coding sequence ATGTCGCGCGTTCTGCCTTCTGTCCCGCACGCGGTCAGCGCTGCCGCCCCACATGCGGTATCGCGTGCCAATTTCCTTGGTCTGCCCACGATCCAGGGACGCGCGTCGCTGGCGCTGCTGGTGTGGCAGATCACTTTCGTGTGTGCGTTCGCCGCCCGCGTATTGCTGTCGGCACTGAGCCTGTCGCAAGACCTGATCGGCGCAAGCATGTTGCCGCGCATCTTCATCAGCGGTGCGCTGATGGATGCAATCACTGGCCTGTATCTGGTGCTGCCGTTTGCCGTCTACCTGTGGCTGGCACCGCGTCGCCTCTACCAGTCGCGCGTCGGGCGCGCGATGGTCTTTGCGGGCATCGCGCTGACCATCGGCACCAGCCTCTACCTGATCGCATCCGAATATTTCTTCTTCGATGAATTCAACGCCCGCTTCAACTACGTGGCAGTCGAATATCTGATCTACCCGACAGAAGTCCTGACCAACATCCGCGACTCCTACCCGGTCTACAAGGTCTTGAGTGCTGCGGTTGCCATGAGCCTGAGCCTGACCTGGGTGCTGCGTGCTCGCATCCGCGCCGCGTTTGCTGAATCCAGCAGCTATGGCAGCCGGACCTTGGTGATGGGAGGCGTGGCACTGGTGACGGCCGCGACACTTGCTGGTGTCAATCTGCAAACCGTGCAGCGCGGCCACGAGCGTGTGGCCAATGAACTGGCCGCCAACGGCATCTACGCGTTCTTCAGCGCAGCGCGCAATGCGCACATCGACTACGAGGCCTACTACGCCACCTTGTCGACGCAGGAAGCCGCTACGCGTGTTCGCCACCTGCTGGGCCAGAACAATACGCAACCCTCGGGTGGGGACAACCCGTTTGCGCGCCATGTGGATAACCGCGATCTGGGGCCGGTGCGCAAGATGAATGTGATCGTGTTGCTGCAGGAGTCGATGGGCTCGGAATTTGTCGGCAGCCTGGGTGGACGTGGCCTGACCCCGAACATCGACCGTATTGCTGCACAAGGCATGAGCTTCACGCACTTGTACGCAAGCGGCACCCGCACCGTGCGCGGCATGGAAGCGGTCACCACCAGCCTGGCACCGGTGCCGCCGGAGTCCGTGGTGAAACGTACCAATAACGAAGGTCTGTTCAACCTGGCCAGCATTGCCAAACAGGCAGGTTATGCCCCCACCTTCATCTACGGCGGCTACGGCACCTTCGACAACATGAACGCCTTCTTCGGCGGCAACGGCTGGAAAGTGGTGGATCGCACCGACATGCCCAGCGCCAAGTTTGCCAACATTTGGGGCATTGCCGACGAAGCTTTGATGGACAACGCGCTGGATGTCTTCGACAAGCAGGTAGCGCGTGGTGAACAGGTGTTTTCCGTGGTGATGAGCACGTCCAACCACAAGCCGTTCACCTTCCCCGCAGGCATTCCCGGCGTGGCGGAAAAGGGCGGTGGCCGCGATGCTGGCGTGCGTTATGCAGACTACGCCATCGGCCATTTCTTCGACAAACTGCAAACCCGACCCTGGGCGAAAGACACCATGCTGGTGATCGTGGCCGATCACGGTGCGCGGGTGTACGGCCGTGCCGAAGTGCCGGTATCGACCTATGAAATTCCCCTGGTGATCCACGCCCCGGCCTACATCCAACCGCAGCGCATCGACACCCTTGCCAGCCAGATCGATGTGGGGCCGACCATTCTGGGCTTGCTGCATCTGTCGTATGACTCGCGCCTGCCAGGCCGTGACATTCTGCGCATGAAACCCGAAGACGGTTATGCGGTGTTCAACCACAACCGCGACAGCGCGATGATGCGTGGAGACCGGGTTGCCACGCTGGGTTTCGGCAAGACCATGCAGACGGAAATCTACGATCCGGTCAGCAAACAACTGCGTCCGGCGCCGCACGACCCGCAGCTTGAGTCCGATGCCCAGGCCTTGTTCCAGACTTCGCAACAGATGTTCGTGTCGGGCTTGCAGAAAGAATGA